The Planctomycetia bacterium genome has a window encoding:
- a CDS encoding DNA methyltransferase — protein MWQSGIEQGDCVAKLAELEPGSVDLAFADPPFNIGYKYDVYDDRKGYEQYLEWSRQWMRGVVRALKPTGTFWLAIGDEYAAELKLIAQNDLRLTCRSWVIWYYTFGVNCTQKFNRSHAHLFHFVKDGRIGKFTFNAQDANVRVPSARQLVYADGRANPDGRLPDDTWILRPQDVPDGFAAEQDTWYFPRVAGTFKERAGFHGCQMPEQLLGRIIRISSNPGDLVLDPFGGSGTTLVVAKKLGRQHKGFELSKDYAAKIRERLNGVREGQALDGSAEPQRSAPTTPRARALDLKSGIIEAFEAARAGLSVDHVLANPEINEAFVSGCQRRSLPGQATDWNRFLLRLRKAKELPKLEVIRRRILNREEIDEFGFASEMALREMTSSTHLTLDEILCDQELAAQFDRRAQAYCPGRTPFEYRWAALALRKYAREFREYRKDFSEEVATCQLQGMKSWDQILRKEGFAIPGVYMLQSENGQKVYVGASVDLHRQLRRQFELSVSPGWSDLRVVGARIARVPSHVGVSTTKKTRESRQHRCAVAIQSTCIQKYRPMLNIQDLAAVLSV, from the coding sequence GTGTGGCAATCTGGAATTGAACAAGGGGACTGCGTCGCCAAATTGGCGGAGTTGGAGCCCGGCAGCGTGGATTTGGCGTTCGCCGATCCGCCGTTTAACATCGGCTACAAGTACGATGTTTACGACGACCGCAAAGGCTACGAGCAGTATCTCGAATGGAGCCGGCAATGGATGCGCGGCGTGGTCCGTGCGCTCAAGCCGACGGGGACATTCTGGCTGGCGATTGGCGATGAATACGCCGCCGAACTCAAGTTGATTGCCCAGAATGATTTGCGCCTAACTTGTCGCAGTTGGGTGATCTGGTACTACACGTTTGGCGTCAACTGCACCCAAAAGTTCAATCGCTCACACGCCCATTTGTTTCACTTTGTGAAGGATGGGCGCATCGGCAAATTCACGTTCAACGCTCAAGACGCGAACGTGCGCGTTCCGTCCGCTCGGCAGTTAGTCTATGCGGACGGTCGCGCCAATCCCGATGGCCGACTTCCCGACGACACCTGGATTTTGCGCCCGCAAGACGTCCCGGACGGATTTGCCGCCGAGCAGGATACGTGGTATTTCCCGCGCGTCGCGGGAACCTTCAAAGAGCGCGCAGGCTTTCACGGCTGCCAGATGCCGGAGCAGCTTTTGGGGCGAATCATTCGCATCTCCTCCAACCCGGGCGATCTTGTGCTCGATCCCTTCGGAGGAAGCGGCACGACGCTGGTGGTTGCCAAGAAGCTTGGCCGGCAGCACAAGGGATTCGAGTTGTCGAAAGACTATGCGGCGAAAATCCGCGAGCGCTTGAACGGCGTGCGCGAAGGACAGGCGCTGGATGGCTCGGCGGAGCCGCAGCGTAGCGCGCCCACGACGCCACGCGCGCGAGCGCTCGATTTGAAGTCGGGCATCATTGAGGCGTTTGAAGCGGCGAGGGCGGGCTTGTCGGTCGATCACGTGCTGGCAAATCCTGAGATCAATGAAGCGTTCGTGAGTGGCTGTCAACGCCGGTCATTGCCTGGACAAGCAACTGACTGGAATCGATTTCTTCTGCGGCTCCGAAAGGCCAAGGAGCTGCCAAAACTGGAAGTGATTCGGCGTCGAATTCTGAATCGCGAGGAAATCGATGAGTTCGGATTTGCCAGCGAGATGGCATTGCGGGAGATGACGTCGAGTACTCATTTGACTTTGGATGAGATTTTATGCGATCAGGAGCTTGCAGCCCAGTTTGACCGGCGCGCACAGGCGTATTGTCCTGGTCGCACGCCGTTCGAATATCGATGGGCAGCGCTCGCCTTGCGTAAATATGCAAGGGAATTTCGTGAGTATCGAAAGGATTTCAGCGAGGAAGTCGCCACGTGTCAGTTGCAGGGCATGAAGTCATGGGACCAGATCTTGCGAAAAGAGGGGTTTGCGATTCCTGGCGTTTACATGTTGCAGAGTGAAAATGGTCAAAAGGTGTACGTTGGCGCATCGGTTGATCTTCATCGTCAATTGAGGCGACAATTTGAATTGAGCGTGTCTCCCGGTTGGTCCGATTTGCGTGTCGTGGGCGCCCGGATCGCGCGGGTGCCTAGCCACGTTGGCGTAAGTACGACGAAAAAGACACGAGAATCTCGACAGCACCGTTGTGCTGTTGCAATTCAGTCCACATGCATTCAGAAATACCGCCCGATGCTGAACATCCAGGACTTGGCGGCCGTGTTAAGCGTATGA